The segment AATTAAATCTAGAGTAATTTATAACCGAATGTCCACTGGACATTCTCCTCTTAATATCAAATGTTGAAAAAAATTGCCATAGCGCCATTACTTGTACTTATTTATTTTTACAAAATTGTGCTGTCTCCATTGATGCCGGCAACTTGTAGGTTTCAACCAACCTGCTCCAGCTATTTCATCGAAGCATTAAAAATTCATGGTCTATTTAGAGGAACTTATTTAGGAATAAAAAGAATTGGAAGCTGTCATCCTTGGGGAAAGAATGGCTACGATCCGGTTCCCGAAAAAAAATGTTCTCATTAAAGTTTCCTTAATTTGTATAGACTTTTGGCACAAATTCTTATTTTTACAATCTAACTCACCCAACTAATCATGATTTGGAATCCATCAGAAGGAATTAATATTGGTTTTTTTACTATCCGTTTTTACAGCTTGATGTTCGTCATAGCCTTCGCACTTGGATGGTACATCATGAAACATATTTTCGTTAGAGAAAAAGAACCACTTGAAAAATTAGACACATTATTCATCTGGACCGTTATTGCTACCTTACTTGGAGCTCGTTTAGGCCATGTGTTTTTCTACGATTGGGAGTATTACAGAAATAATTTATTAGAAATTTTACTGCCATTCCGATTTACTCCAAAATTTGAATTTACCGGTTTTCAGGGTTTAGCCAGCCATGGCGCAGCTGTTGCCATCATAATTTTCATGTATTATTATAGTACAAGAGTAATCAAAAGACCTTTGCTTTGGGTGTTAGACAGAGTTGTTATTCCGGTAGCATGTGGTGCTGTTTTTGTTCGAATTGGAAATTTTTTCAACTCTGAAATTGTGGGTAAAATAACCGATTCGCAATTCGGAGTTCGATTTGTTCGAGATTACTATTCTTCGAAAGACGTTGTTAATGCTACTAAGATTTCCAATGTAAACGATGCTTATCACGCATTGGTAAACGACCCAAAATACGCTTCACTTTTAGAAAAAGTTCCGGCAAAACATCCGGCACAATTGTATGAAGCCTTTGCTTATGTTTTTGTGTTTTTGATTCTGTTTTTCTTGTATTGGAAAACTAAAACTGCTGAAAAGCATGGATTACTGTTTGGTTATTTCCT is part of the Flavobacterium sangjuense genome and harbors:
- the lgt gene encoding prolipoprotein diacylglyceryl transferase; its protein translation is MIWNPSEGINIGFFTIRFYSLMFVIAFALGWYIMKHIFVREKEPLEKLDTLFIWTVIATLLGARLGHVFFYDWEYYRNNLLEILLPFRFTPKFEFTGFQGLASHGAAVAIIIFMYYYSTRVIKRPLLWVLDRVVIPVACGAVFVRIGNFFNSEIVGKITDSQFGVRFVRDYYSSKDVVNATKISNVNDAYHALVNDPKYASLLEKVPAKHPAQLYEAFAYVFVFLILFFLYWKTKTAEKHGLLFGYFLILLWSVRFVVEYVKESQGGIEDTFGLLSTGQWLSIPFILVGIYYLFVAEKPME
- the yidD gene encoding membrane protein insertion efficiency factor YidD, whose protein sequence is MLKKIAIAPLLVLIYFYKIVLSPLMPATCRFQPTCSSYFIEALKIHGLFRGTYLGIKRIGSCHPWGKNGYDPVPEKKCSH